In Sulfuricurvum sp., a genomic segment contains:
- a CDS encoding OprD family outer membrane porin, with product MKLLQLSLATIMAMGTILVAEDSLSDAFKNGTLNGELKAYYYNRVAYNGVYDDAHKLDGDIINFGIKLDYETAAFYNFKVGLGVQTSNAPWVDTEGKEAYGTTPGRGLQDMWGSGAVLSQAYLSYTASKTTIKVGRQYIDMPLIGSAPSRLTVESFQGATIISNEIPNTTLMAAYVNRFQGWTDGEGNIADFQRLGNNVDYAYALAVVNKSLTNTTLTASFGQLDNTFDMMYADAKYDGKAAAFTYNAAIQYGNVNYDNSSANDAYFYGVKVGLGIANFNTYIAYAQIKDGDAWWGTAGSGTIPLIYTSSVVLSGQYAESKQYAIDANYLIKEIGLLVGARYMNIDYTVSADTADITSVYAGITFDKALKGLGATIAYEDESHDTNKVADRKELWFRGSYKF from the coding sequence TTATCGGACGCTTTTAAGAATGGTACTTTAAATGGTGAACTTAAAGCGTATTACTATAACCGCGTTGCATATAATGGCGTATATGATGATGCCCATAAACTCGATGGAGATATTATCAATTTTGGTATAAAATTGGATTATGAAACAGCGGCTTTTTATAATTTTAAAGTGGGATTAGGTGTTCAAACTTCTAATGCACCGTGGGTTGATACAGAAGGAAAAGAAGCTTATGGTACAACACCAGGGCGTGGTCTTCAAGATATGTGGGGTTCAGGTGCTGTTCTTTCTCAAGCGTATCTTTCTTACACCGCAAGTAAAACAACGATTAAAGTTGGTCGACAGTATATTGATATGCCACTTATTGGAAGTGCTCCATCCCGTTTAACTGTTGAATCTTTTCAAGGTGCTACCATAATCAGTAACGAAATTCCAAACACGACTCTTATGGCCGCTTATGTGAATAGATTTCAAGGGTGGACAGATGGTGAAGGAAATATTGCGGATTTTCAAAGACTTGGAAATAATGTTGATTATGCCTATGCTCTTGCTGTTGTGAATAAATCTCTTACAAATACGACGTTAACAGCATCTTTTGGACAATTGGATAACACTTTTGATATGATGTATGCTGATGCTAAATATGATGGTAAAGCAGCAGCATTTACCTATAATGCAGCCATTCAGTATGGCAATGTTAACTATGATAACAGCAGTGCCAATGATGCATATTTTTATGGTGTCAAAGTAGGCCTGGGAATCGCTAATTTTAATACCTACATTGCCTATGCACAAATCAAAGATGGTGACGCGTGGTGGGGAACAGCTGGTTCTGGTACGATACCACTTATTTATACTTCCTCAGTTGTTTTGTCAGGACAGTACGCAGAGTCAAAACAATATGCTATTGATGCCAACTATCTTATTAAAGAGATTGGGCTTCTTGTAGGTGCTCGTTATATGAATATAGATTATACAGTGAGTGCAGATACAGCGGATATCACGAGTGTTTATGCTGGTATAACATTTGATAAAGCACTAAAAGGGCTAGGGGCTACTATTGCTTATGAAGATGAAAGTCATGATACCAATAAGGTTGCAGATAGAAAAGAGTTGTGGTTTAGAGGAAGCTATAAGTTTTAA